The genomic interval AATGATTTCCTCACCCAGCTCACTGAACCGGCTTATATCCTGCCCCATATGCCAACAATACGGAGATTTTTGAAGATCGGTGCTATCCATGACCTGGCATGACTTGGGTTATAGTAAGGGGTGTACGGCTTAGCGTACATTAAGTTAACTGGTATTTATTTATTCAGCAGCATAATAATAACATATTTTGGAGAAGAAAGCCAGGAGAGAATAAGGGGGCATCCAAGCAGAATAGAGAGGTATTGCCGCACAGCCTGCGGCTGTGCGGCAATATAATCCTCGTCTGGTTTGATTGGATTTCTCTCAGGTTTGTTTTGTCCCGAAAGCATATCCTAAAAGTGCAGTCAGGGCCGGGAATAAAGCATTCAATAGGATCATCTGAATCATTTCCTTTATGAATTTGCGGAATTCAGTCAGATCTTCGCGGACCTTTCCCATGAGCTCATTTAACCGTGCATACCCGACCTCATCAACCCTTCCAGCCAGCACTTCTCGCTGGGAACATTCCAAGAGCCTGGCACACTGATATTCCTTCAGGGCGTATCCTACCATTACAGCAGCAATGAACCCGGCTATTCCAACTAAACCCCATTGAACAAGGCTTATTCTGGCCTTTGTAAGTGGCACTGAAGGAACGGTGCTAACCTCAGCCCCGTGGATAATATCTTCTGGTAACTTCATAGCCTCTTCATCTTAAACCATAGTTTAAGTTTTTATCTGCATGAGGGAAGGCATAGCTAACCGGTGTACATCCGATCCATCTTCTGTGGTAGACAGGATCACCGACCTTTTGGCCTTCTTCTCACTTATAGCCCAGCTTAATAAAGCAAGAGCCTCCCGTACAACGTCCGTAGAGTTTTTGACTTGCAGTTCTTTTTCAAGTGCGGTCATAAACTCGTCATCAATTTTAAAGCGAACCTCCATTGTTTTTTGTCCTCCATTATGCTTTGTTCCTTGCCCGAAAATCGCTGAGTACCATTGACCTCTGGTAACAGGAACCTCAAGGCTTAATATTTCCGGGCGATGTCAGAGGCCTCCTTTCTTGCTCCTTACTTCTTATTCCGTATTTTATCCAAAATTTTTCCAACAGTCAAGAGACGTAATCTCTTTGGGAATAATTGGAAGGCATTGATGCGATGCCCGGCATCGGGCATCGCATCGAAAAATACTGGCCGAACAGCCTTTCCGCCGTGTCGCGGATTTTTCGCTTGCATTCCTGCCGGAATCTACTATGATAGTATAGTACTCAGGCATAAGAGGCACAAAGATGAATTGAGAGAAGAGAAATGAAACCATACACTCAGGCCCTGTTTGACCAGAAGCGCAAAATTTCAGATGAATTTGCCCTTTCGGAACATATTGTCGTCTACCCCGGAGACTGCCTCAACCTGCTGAAGACGATTCCGGCTGAATCGCTGCAGCTCATTGTTACATCGCCTCCCTATAACATTGGCAAGGAGTACGAGGAAAGGCTCCATCTTGATCTGTATCTCCAGCAGCAAGCGCAGGTAATTGCCGAGTGTGTGCGCGTTTTATCGCCGCAAGGGAGCATTTGCTGGCAGGTCGGCAACTACGTTGACAGAGGGGCGATCATCCCTCTGGACACGGTTCTCTATCCCATCTTCTCAGGTCTGGGTCTCAGGATGCGTAATCGCATCATCTGGCACTTTGAACACGGACTGCACTGCAGCCGCCGGTTTTCCGGACGATATGAAACGATCATATGGTTCACAAAGTCTGACGAGTATGTTTTTAACCTTGATGCCATTCGTGTGCCCCAGAAATATCCGGCGAAAAAGTACTACAAAGGACCCAAAGCTGGCCAGTATTCATGTAATCCCCTCGGAAAGAATCCAGGGGACGTGTGGGAGATCCCGAATGTCAAGAGCAATCATGTCGAGAAGACTGACCACCCCTGCCAGTTTCCGGTAGAGCTGATCGAACGATTGGTTTTATCTCTAACCAACGAAGGAGATTGGGTGTTCGACCCATTTCTTGGAACAGGGACTGCGGTCATTGCAGCTATTCGTCATGGCCGCCGGGGCGCTGGTGCGGAAATCGTCCCCAACTACGCTCATCTTGCACGACAAAGAATTCAGCAGGAAACCGAAGGCACATTACGGACCCGTCCAATGGATAGACCAGTCTATGACCCGGTTGAAGCGGGAAACAGTCTGG from bacterium carries:
- a CDS encoding site-specific DNA-methyltransferase, which encodes MKPYTQALFDQKRKISDEFALSEHIVVYPGDCLNLLKTIPAESLQLIVTSPPYNIGKEYEERLHLDLYLQQQAQVIAECVRVLSPQGSICWQVGNYVDRGAIIPLDTVLYPIFSGLGLRMRNRIIWHFEHGLHCSRRFSGRYETIIWFTKSDEYVFNLDAIRVPQKYPAKKYYKGPKAGQYSCNPLGKNPGDVWEIPNVKSNHVEKTDHPCQFPVELIERLVLSLTNEGDWVFDPFLGTGTAVIAAIRHGRRGAGAEIVPNYAHLARQRIQQETEGTLRTRPMDRPVYDPVEAGNSLATSPWKKNTRQITLFEESPEYGKLEYPQL